Below is a genomic region from Streptomyces sp. NBC_00461.
AGGTGATCGCGGATGCGATGAAGGCCGGTGACGACCCCGCCGTCGTCGCCAAAGTGATCGTCACCGCGGCCACCGAGAAGAAGCCGAAGCTGCGCTACACCGCGGGCCCCCTCGCCGCGCGCATGAGGACACTGCGCCGCTTCGCCCCCACCGCCACCTTCGACAAAGGCATCCGCAAATTCAACCGGATGCCCGCCTGACATCCCGGTCCGGCTTCAGGGGCGCCGATTCCGCCTGGATGTCTCCGGTGTACCCGACATCACCGGTGTCTCCGAAAGTCCATTGATCAGTCACTCGTTTGCTCTCCTTGTCCACGCGGCACACTGACTCGACCAGGGCGGTATCCGGAGCGCAAGCCCCGGCTGCGACGGAGGAACGCCTCGTGCGGTACACGAAAGAACACAAGCAGGAGACAAGGCGGCGGATCGTCGAGGCGGCCGGTCGTCGGCTCAAGCGGGACGGCATCGACGGCTCCGGAGTCGCCACGCTCATGAAGGACGCGGGGCTGACCAACGGCACCTTCTACGCCTACTTCGCGTCCAAGGACGAACTCGTCGCCACCGCGGTCGCCGACCAGATGCGCGCACAGCACGAGAGCATCGTCGCGCAGGCGGCGCCCGGCCGTGCCGGACTCGAACAGTTGATTCGCTGGTACTTCTCCACCGAGCAGCGCGACAACGTCGAGGACGGCTGTCCCAACGCCGCCCTGCTCGACGAGATCGGACGCTCCACGGATTCCACCAGGCAGGCGTACACCGATGGCGCGCTGGTCCTCATCGACGGCTTCGCCGCCCGCCTGGCACCTCACGATCCGCCGTCGGCACGTCTGAAGTCACTCAGCCTCCTCGGCATGATGGCCGGGACGCTCCAGCTCTCCCGTGCCCTGACCGACCGGCAACTCGCCGACCAACTCCTCGAACAGGGCATCCACAACGCCCTCGCACTACTGGATGCGGAGCAGCACGACTGAGACGCCATCCGCGTATCGGTCACGGGGCCGGCCTGGTCGAACAGGGTTCGGCGGGTCCCTCGACAACCGCATCCGCTTCGCCGTCGAGATCGCCACCGCTCCGGCAGACGAGATCGGCGCCGACCGCGCCGGCTTCCGGGTCCCTCCCGGAAACCCGTTCAACGACATCGCGGAGAACGACAGCCACGAGCCGCATCCGGCACTCGCGCGAGCCCCCACCCCGCTCGACCTCGCCTACCTGCACATCGGCCACGGCGGCGACGAACTCCTGCACGCCCGCAGCAAGTTGTGGCCGAACACCTTGGTTCTCAACCGGGCCGGCACCGACATCGCCACCCGCGCGAAGGGCATCGAAGACGCCCTGGCCGACATCGTCAACGTCGGCGTGATGGCCCTCGCCAACCCCGACCACCCCACCTACACCGCCTGACAAACCCCGGCCATACCGGTCCTTGCGGGCCGGTATGCCCACATGACCCCATGGAGGTACCACATGTCTGAGCACGCTGCGGTTGAACTGAGCCCGGAAGCAATCCAGTTCGCGGAATGGTTGGCCACAGGGGCGAATCCCCCGTCCGAGCTGGACGCGGCGCGCATCCAGGCGGAGCAGGTCCATCTCGCGGCCCGGGAGCCGGAAGGGGTCACCTATCGGGAGGTGGACGCGGGTGGCGTGCTGGGAATCTGGTGCGAACCCGTCGACGCCAACACCGACTACGTCCTCCTGCACACTCACGCCGGGGGCTCCGTGCTGGCGTCAGCACACGTCGACCGAAAGCTCGCCGGCCATATCGCCAAGGCTGCCGGGGCCCCCGTACTGGTCCTGGACTTCCGGCGAGCGCCGGAACACAAGTACCCGGCTCAGGTGGACGACGCGGAGGCGGCCTTCAACTGGCTGCTCTCCGAAGGGTACGAGCCGGGAAACATCATCACCATCGGCCACTCGATCGGCGGGTTCATCGCTGTCGCCCTGGCACTTCGCCTCCGCGACAAGAAGCTGCCGCTGCCCGGTGCCATCGTGTCGATCTCCCCCTGGTGCGACCTCGAGATCGCCAACGAGACCATCACGGCCAACGCCGGGACGGACAAGATCCTCAGCAAGGATCTGCTGGAGTTCTTCCGTGACGCCTGGATCG
It encodes:
- a CDS encoding TetR/AcrR family transcriptional regulator, which translates into the protein MRYTKEHKQETRRRIVEAAGRRLKRDGIDGSGVATLMKDAGLTNGTFYAYFASKDELVATAVADQMRAQHESIVAQAAPGRAGLEQLIRWYFSTEQRDNVEDGCPNAALLDEIGRSTDSTRQAYTDGALVLIDGFAARLAPHDPPSARLKSLSLLGMMAGTLQLSRALTDRQLADQLLEQGIHNALALLDAEQHD
- a CDS encoding alpha/beta hydrolase gives rise to the protein MSEHAAVELSPEAIQFAEWLATGANPPSELDAARIQAEQVHLAAREPEGVTYREVDAGGVLGIWCEPVDANTDYVLLHTHAGGSVLASAHVDRKLAGHIAKAAGAPVLVLDFRRAPEHKYPAQVDDAEAAFNWLLSEGYEPGNIITIGHSIGGFIAVALALRLRDKKLPLPGAIVSISPWCDLEIANETITANAGTDKILSKDLLEFFRDAWIGGTGIEFTDTRINLNRADLSGLPPTLVSWGTYEVLAGEDEEFAARVKDAGIDTATVVVPGGQHSYVYGAGRIPETDAAIARIGAWVREKTKI